The Mytilus edulis chromosome 5, xbMytEdul2.2, whole genome shotgun sequence genomic interval ATTGTCCCGATATAATTGTCGCATTACAATACTTATGATTTTAATCTAAAAGACTATATGAGTGGTAATGACTATAGAATTTCATGTTTGGATGCTATTTATGTCTAGCGAtatgaattgatttttataaattagcAAACTAAGGAAAAATCCATCCACAAAAATTTAACTGACTATAACAAAATGCTAAAAAATGGGAACAGGCTGCTTCAATATTtgtgaaaaccaaaaaaatggaacataaaacttttgtaaaaaacgcggttttttttatacataaaatggATGATAATGATGATATATGGCTATTGGGACATTTATACAGGCATATTCAGGTCAGGTCGGCCGGAACATGCTAATTTATACGTGTGACCGGAGAGcatgaattttattacaaaactgctggtctccaccgggactcgaacccgtggcctctgtgttacaaggcagcgtgTTAACCGACCGAGTTAAAgtagtacttccttagctcaaccgcttaaCGGCCCAcattttctaagggaagcaatcccgtcacacttcCCCTACCTCAAGAGTCATCATACCATTATAACTCTCACACAAACATACCCTAGCTAGAATTACCCTCTAACCAATATGGGTTTTTCAGTTGGGTACCAAAAGCCGAAGAGCATGATTCATCTTACAAAATCATCTTTGTCTCTACCGGGACTCGAACCCGTggcctctgtgttacaaggcagcggcGCGTTAACCgactgagataaaaaaaaaaaaaaagtactaccttagctcaaccgcttacggctgactaagtatctaccacATTTTcaaagggaagcaatcccgtcacataCGAATACAAACCATATATCATCTTGTTCGACACGCCGAGCCTCTTTAAAGTACTAGTTCACaatttttggtggaagaagacttcaagtcttctgaaggccaATGGTGCCGACTTAAAAATCATTAattctccgtatgccgcattcgtttctgtgtattacaatttcataacaactttcgattcctgacaccgattttaacatatttaagcatctgaatcatttagaTTTCTATAAATTAGTAAACTTAGGGAAAATCCACCCACAAAAACTGACTGACTAACAAAATGCTAAAAACTGGGAACACTCCATCGAACAGGCTGCTTCAATATTtgtgaaaaccaaaaaaatggaacataaaacttttgtaaaaaacgtgatttttttctatacatatttaagcatctgaatcatttagaTTTCTATAAATTAGtaaactaagaaaaaaatccatcCACAAAAACTGACTGACTATAACAAAATGCTAAAAAATTAGGGTAAGTTTTATGTTCCGTTTTGTTATAGTCAAAGACATATCGTACATatgtacccttttatttatgtaaattattagatttcatctgaTCTACATGAAcgtatttgtttacttgtaaccggatgtctttactgtagatatttgtagtacgcatACGTGAATtgggtatcgggacaactcgccctttTTACATGTTCGCTCGTGGTCTGTTCGTCCTGAGTTCTTTTGCCCGTATAGCCCTGTGGTCATTCTTTTTACTCTTATCAAGGACGTTTTATAAATTcgttgcatttattaaaaaatatcaatattagaCAATCGTGTTCAGCCAGTCAAATTCTGTTTCTCATGAtcaattaataagccaatcaaaaacgttttctctgaagattattctcacatgctagattttgaacttgtgttgttTTCGTCTAGTTGTAAAATCGCCAGTGAACATGGCATGTGCATTTTCATCTGCAAGCAGGTTCTTACACAGCTGAGggataaaagcatggctgattgacaaaattcaatgatgcagtactaccataaagatGATAAATAGTGATTATTTACActaattttttgacataatacttgttgtaacatattttatttttgtattcaattaaatcatttaaaggacaatcTACTATTCTTTTTTCACGGTGACAAACAAACAGGTTGGGACCCCCCAATTATGAGTGGTGTTCTTTAAATGGGGGACTGTCCCTAAAACAAGGtgtcattttactgttgaataaaataagaaagaacattttaaagatttttaactcaaaagtgggaaaattcattatatttggaacaacttttctaaatgagggttcaaattaataaagaagatacaagtttagaaacatcacaaaattcttttgagttttgaccatttaatacttgatagatgcatagttcttgggggGAAAGTTTCaacaaataatatgaatataaaggtgctcattttttacagtgggttgtaatgTACTTCCAATGAGGGttacccctcatttggagtgttgttcccaaccttgtTTAAGGTctatctttgtgcataattcaaaattggaaatttcaacaagcatctaatattctcgcacaagaaaataaaccctgatctgctagctacatgttcatcttttctaccgatttaataactagaatcatgcaaacagacttaagaaaattgcatgtaagttcatcatacaaatttgacactttttctagacaatccagatcgtgcaCATAGtagctaaaaattgtaacctttaaaattgttgtcgcgcactaaaaactcccatgggaactttcaaaagttggcaggtatgtaacaagtcttactatttttatgccccatttatgggcattatttttttctggtctgtccgtctgtcctgcttccgGTTAAATTTTATTgccgaggtagtttttgatgaagttgaaatccaatcaacttgaaactttagtgttccttatgatatgatctctctaattttgctgccaaattaaagattttacctaattttcacagtccactgaacatagaaaatgattgtgcggatggaaaatccatgtacttatgacacatgattgtttgaagaaaaaaaatatgtcataatgataatggaacaaagcaggctgggtaagtggggctgcttttatggtaattcaagttaccttttatttaactttttccacctcagagctatcagctctttgatttttaaaTTCCACAGGAAGCAATGTCTTTGCTCCAACTCCTACTTAGTAAATGCAGCGAACTTTGCGGGTAAGCAGTAAATGCCAATTAATCGGACAATAATTATATACTAAGGGAAGTCGACAATCATAAGTCGAAAGAAAACTAAATTATCATGGCCACAAAAAAGTGCGAAAACCGAATGACATACAACACCAAATCACTACACAGAAAAGTTACTACAGAATGAATTAAAAATGTGAAAcatcaggttctccggaaggttCAGCAGATCCATCTCCAATCGTGACATCCAACGCTCCGGAAGGTTCAGATCCATCTCCAATCGTGACATGCGCAGTTTGACTCTTGGTAAAATACATGTTTGAGTGATATTTGGTGATTATGGCTCATATAATAGCAGATTGGCAAGGATCTCTTGTCTAACCTAAGACCCACCCCGTTCATAAACCGTTGACACAAGAAAATTCTATAACTTGACAGAATtgaaattgttaaataaaaacaCGTTTTCTGGATAAAGGATAAAGAAAAGACTGATACTTTAGAAAACAACATgatagatattttaaaataaaataggaCATACTACAACACTGAAACCTAAAACAATACCAACACACATACACACCTTTAAAACATAACCATTGGTGATGatatgtgctccggaagggttatcAAATCCTGATTCACTAGCTGCAATGTGTAAGGCCCAGATTGAAAAGATTTTTCGGCTGCGCTCATTACAAAAAATGGCACACTTTGTCATGTTGAAAAAATCCAAACGTGTCAACAATTTGAGTTGTACACTTGAATGTATGTATGTAAACGTTCTAAAAAGTAATGCTAAGTGTATTAAAAGAATAATGACGAATTTCTGACATGGGAAAGGAACATCAACAAGTGGCAGGTTAGTGTAGATTTgtggaaccccctccccctttttcacttgAATTAAATGATCGTTCCCGGGCAATGCAGTAATTAGAGGCAAGCTTACAATACTTAACCTGTAATTAAAATAATGTCATCAGCGGACGACTACAGGGTAtagatttagattttattttatttaaagtgcaACCTGATACAATATACATGAAATTACAATTACATTACAATACATTAGCAATAGTATACCATATCAGCCAGCCTTTAGAGGCTTATGAAGCACTAACAATATTCATACAAGATTATAAACATACAAAGAATATATATTAACTCGATTATTCATTCTGAGATCTGAGgttgttttaagtttttataaaaatatttctcttttttttttgtgtttgttcttTTACATCATTGCATAAGTGGTGGTTTTAATATGTTAATTGTGAATTCTCATTTAAAATAGATctgtaatataaatatgtataatttgaaaacattttaagcTGGAATTGCTTCCCTTAAAATCAAGAGCAAAAATAATTTAGATGGGATTTCAATTAAAGTATGCATAAAAATTTTCTGTATGTGTTCAGTACTAGCTGCTGTTTGCACAAATTGTTTCGAATATCAATATCAAATCAATTTCTGAATATATCATAAATGAAAGGATAAAAAGGGGATGTTTTTCATATGAAAGTGTATGTAACATATCAATATGAGTTGCTTCCCTTAGCCACAGAGAAATgttattttgatacatgtatattgtcttttttttttattgttatgttgCATTTTTCTGTCATCATCTGTGTataatgtttaaaatcaaattagtGATATAGAAAATAGCCCaggaaatatcgaaatacaaAAGGTATAGATATCATATGACAATCaacttatattatataaatacagtAATACTTTTCTTATAAATGCTGTTTACAATATTTCCAAGTAATATGATACTTAATatagaaatatattataaattaatagaTGTCATCATTATGCCTATTTCACTACCTTTAATGTTTGCACAACAAAcacattgtatattgtaaaaataaatattatttgctatgtttttcaaaatttcttttggtTATATACACTGTGCACCACACTATTTATATACTCGAGTCCTTATATGCTTCTCTTTTAGGTGCATGAGCAAGTTATTATTCTTCAAGTTATACTTTTCCTGTTctaaatataataatgaaatttaCTTAAGTGAGTTTTTGTCCATGTGTAGGGGAGACAATCAACACTAATTATCTCCCCTGTCCCAAGTACTATTGTttagacaaaaagcaaaatagtaaattctaataatattaaaaaatcatacaagtgataaaataatgaattattttacGGATAGTAGTATTACATTCTATCTGAGCACACACATACATATGTTTCTGAAGCTATCCTTCTAACTATGCTAGTTGAGTTTTCTATTTAGTTACAAgctcaaaacatgtatattttaaaaaagcaaaatgatGGTTTTCAAGTATTATCTCATCtagtaaaacatttcaacttgGAAAAGAATTTTTATCTTATTAATGTAATATGAATTTATGTCTGTTAAAAATTATTGTTTCTTTTcgaataaatatatatcatcatgatcatgtaaaGTTGTAAAGGGTTTTATtcttcaagaaataaaataaatatagaaaatatagtatagtgataaagaatattttatataaaaaaaaaaaaataaaaaaaaaaaaaatagagatatACTttggcaattttattttttcttgcttAAATTTGTATCTCATTCATGTTAGTTCTCAAGTTTTTTCTTTAGCAAAAGAACTTCATGCTTCATGGCGTATACAAAACCACTTGGGTAGTGTATAGTTCGATCAGCAGCCGGGTCAACTAAAGACTTAAcaattggtacatgtatttgCTATATTAAGGAGAAAGACCAAAACTTATGTATTTGCACCATTAAGGGCTAAGTACAAAAAAATGGTACTCATTATATTTAGGCGCAACAGAAAAACTTGGTATTTGCTTCATTAAGATTATAGCAATACAAGCATGTgtccatatttatatatatagtacacgaatgcccaaATCGCACCATCATTTTCTATAAAGTTAAGTGGACCGATAATCTAATTTTAACTCtacatttaaattagaaagatcatatcatagggaacatgtgttatataagtttcaagttgattggacttcaactacatcaaaaactaccttgaccaaaatgtTTAACCTGACACGAGACAGACGGACGTACGaatgaacggacgaacagacgaacgaacggacgcacagaccagaaaacataatgcccttctactatcgtaggtggggcttTACAATGGTATTTGCTACATTAAGTGAGAAAGAGCAAATACTAGTCGACCTGGAGCCAGAAGAATGTTTCAGggtaaagtgacattttttcctgTGACCATTTTCTTAAGTTAAAACACATTCAGTTTAATTCTCTGGTCTGTACTTATTAACTTTTACCCTTTTATTCGAACAGTTTGTCTTTTCCATTTATTAACTTGCATATATAGGCAGTAATACTGTTTCAAtcaagaaacaaaacaaaattgtcaGCATAATAAGTCTGGATGCCATGAGCCTTCGATCATTGTTACATACATGACAGTAACAAAAGGACCTCATCATGTCGCAGTTCGTGCATTATAACACTAGCGTTCTCATGCATATGATTTTATGTTCTACCAATCTGCTATTCATCATCAGAACTAGATTCACTATTGCTCTCCTGCTTTGGACTTTCAGGTATATCTGTCATTGTTTCAACATCGATTGTCTCTGACTGAACTGTGCTCATTTCAGTCTCGGTAGTAGATTTGACTTCAGGCGCTGTAGAAACGTCTTTTgggtttttaatgatttttgataACCTCTTTCTGACTTTTAGGTAATTGTTTTCTTGATAAAGGTTTCCCTTGTTCTCTCGTAATATCTGTCTGAGATAACCCCAGTCTTTCCCACTGACAGGTGATAACATTATCCCCGTACTGTGGAGATATCTCAGACCATCTCTATTATCCTCGTATTCGTCCTCCCATTCTTCAATGTTTTTCAAACGAACAATTTTAAGTTGAACTTCGACCGTTTTTTCTGCCTCTTTGAATGATGCAATAAGATCacaaaatgcatttga includes:
- the LOC139524702 gene encoding uncharacterized protein → MEYKCDEHHLYRREFYVLWCAGIKEEPPVEDVMVCSTTVDEGSTTIIRIFHSMEGDALRADEKCLEWITNDPYVSESSTLELEIIANESPPFSFSNAFCDLIASFKEAEKTVEVQLKIVRLKNIEEWEDEYEDNRDGLRYLHSTGIMLSPVSGKDWGYLRQILRENKGNLYQENNYLKVRKRLSKIIKNPKDVSTAPEVKSTTETEMSTVQSETIDVETMTDIPESPKQESNSESSSDDE